One window from the genome of Streptomyces sp. NBC_00287 encodes:
- a CDS encoding MFS transporter: MAAGYLEILRARHATRLLVGTLVGRLPNATAAIAIVLFVRAEGGTYSLAGALAAVYGVANAVGQPLLGRLVDLRGQPRVQLPSAVVSALAMAVFAFAGIGPLPLAYAAVAAAGLFTPPLEGGLRALWPSVLRREDQVHTAYAMDAVAQEVMFTVGPLLVTVCTALWSAQAALLVLNVIGVLGALSVVVSPPSRAWRSAPREAHWLGALRSPGLLALLGAFLFVGIALGSITVASVPYADDHGGDAVYGWLMAGLGLGALIGGTVYGARQWAGEPARRLTVLTALLAVCYLPLMLMPGAFAMVLLAVLSGVFLAPCIACAFVLVDRHAPRGTVTEAFSWLVTTFTVGASVGTGLTGPVVEAGGAAWGFAVPGVAGGVSLLVLLATGRVLAASAQTAVVAASSENDPNRAVEPRFSTGDRA, translated from the coding sequence ATGGCCGCGGGATACCTGGAGATCCTCAGGGCGAGGCACGCCACGCGGCTGCTCGTCGGCACGCTGGTGGGCCGGCTGCCGAACGCCACCGCCGCCATCGCGATCGTGCTGTTCGTCCGCGCCGAGGGCGGCACGTACAGCCTGGCCGGGGCGCTGGCGGCGGTCTACGGCGTCGCCAATGCCGTAGGACAGCCGTTGCTCGGCCGGTTGGTCGATCTGCGCGGGCAGCCGCGGGTGCAGTTGCCCTCCGCGGTGGTGTCCGCCCTCGCGATGGCGGTGTTCGCCTTCGCGGGCATCGGGCCGCTGCCGCTCGCCTACGCGGCCGTCGCGGCCGCCGGTCTGTTCACGCCGCCCCTGGAGGGCGGTCTGCGGGCGTTGTGGCCGTCGGTGCTGCGCAGGGAGGACCAGGTGCACACGGCGTACGCCATGGACGCCGTGGCGCAGGAAGTCATGTTCACCGTCGGACCGTTGCTGGTGACGGTGTGCACGGCGCTGTGGTCGGCGCAGGCGGCGCTGCTCGTGCTGAATGTCATAGGCGTCCTCGGCGCTCTCTCCGTAGTGGTCTCGCCGCCTTCGCGCGCGTGGCGTTCGGCGCCGCGTGAGGCGCACTGGCTGGGCGCGCTGCGCTCGCCGGGACTGCTGGCGCTGCTGGGCGCGTTCCTGTTCGTGGGTATCGCGCTGGGCTCCATCACGGTCGCCTCGGTGCCGTATGCGGACGACCACGGCGGTGACGCGGTGTACGGCTGGCTCATGGCGGGGCTGGGTCTCGGGGCCCTGATCGGCGGCACTGTGTACGGGGCGCGGCAGTGGGCGGGTGAGCCCGCGCGGCGACTGACGGTTCTGACGGCTCTTCTGGCGGTGTGTTACCTGCCGCTGATGCTGATGCCGGGCGCGTTCGCCATGGTGTTGCTCGCTGTGCTGTCGGGTGTGTTCCTGGCGCCCTGTATCGCTTGTGCGTTTGTGCTCGTGGACCGGCACGCGCCGAGGGGGACGGTCACCGAGGCTTTCTCCTGGCTTGTGACGACGTTCACCGTCGGCGCGTCGGTCGGAACAGGGCTCACCGGCCCGGTCGTCGAGGCCGGCGGAGCCGCGTGGGGCTTCGCCGTTCCGGGTGTCGCGGGAGGCGTGTCGCTGCTGGTCCTGCTGGCCACCGGGCGGGTCCTCGCAGCGTCCGCGCAGACAGCGGTCGTTGCGGCTTCATCGGAAAATGATCCAAACCGTGCTGTCGAACCCCGTTTCAGCACAGGGGATCGGGCGTAA
- a CDS encoding FKBP-type peptidyl-prolyl cis-trans isomerase — protein sequence MRRRSLLIAVPAGLATLAACGDEDSGSSEASDTPSPSAPETSAAPSPKIVDGPLPAITAGTKFDEKPTVAKGSGDPSKDLAVKTVIAGGGTTVAENDYVQAHYLGQVWATAKVFDNSYDRKTPLVIQLAQGSIIDGWRYALAGKKVGSRVQMAVPPTWGYGEQGNSQAGIKGTDTLVFVVDVQGTFNTKSSAKGTEVAQDNIDLPKVGTNTDGKAPSIEVPDADAPTELVASYILEGDGEEVAAEDSVLVQYKGVLWDGAKEFDSSYANKQLVSFSLQQVVKGWAQGLTGKKVGSRVLIVIPPKLGYGDSPPQGSGIKKDSTLVFSVDILAKM from the coding sequence GTGCGCCGACGCTCACTTCTCATTGCCGTACCCGCAGGACTCGCCACGCTCGCCGCATGCGGGGACGAGGATTCCGGCTCGAGCGAGGCGAGCGACACCCCGTCGCCCTCGGCCCCCGAGACCTCGGCCGCGCCGTCGCCGAAGATCGTGGACGGCCCGCTGCCGGCGATCACCGCGGGCACCAAGTTCGACGAGAAGCCGACCGTCGCCAAGGGCAGTGGCGACCCGTCGAAGGACCTCGCCGTGAAGACGGTGATCGCGGGGGGCGGCACGACCGTCGCGGAGAACGACTACGTCCAGGCCCACTACCTCGGCCAGGTCTGGGCCACGGCGAAGGTCTTCGACAACTCCTACGACCGCAAGACCCCGCTGGTCATCCAGCTCGCCCAGGGCAGCATCATCGACGGCTGGCGCTACGCCCTGGCCGGCAAGAAGGTCGGCAGCCGAGTCCAGATGGCCGTCCCCCCGACCTGGGGCTACGGCGAGCAGGGCAACAGCCAGGCGGGCATCAAGGGCACCGACACACTGGTGTTCGTGGTGGATGTGCAGGGCACCTTCAACACCAAGAGCTCCGCCAAGGGCACCGAGGTCGCCCAGGACAACATCGACCTGCCGAAGGTCGGCACCAACACCGACGGCAAGGCGCCCTCCATCGAGGTCCCGGACGCCGACGCGCCGACCGAGCTGGTGGCGAGCTACATCCTGGAGGGCGACGGCGAGGAGGTCGCCGCCGAGGACAGCGTGCTGGTGCAGTACAAGGGCGTGCTGTGGGACGGCGCCAAGGAGTTCGACTCCAGCTACGCCAACAAGCAGCTTGTCTCCTTCTCGCTGCAGCAGGTCGTCAAGGGCTGGGCGCAGGGGCTGACCGGCAAGAAGGTCGGCAGCCGCGTCCTCATCGTCATCCCGCCGAAGCTGGGTTACGGCGACAGCCCGCCGCAGGGCAGCGGCATCAAGAAGGACTCCACGCTGGTCTTCTCGGTCGACATCCTGGCGAAGATGTGA
- the pafA gene encoding Pup--protein ligase, protein MDRRIFGLENEYGVTCTFRGQRRLSPDEVARYLFRRVVSWGRSSNVFLRNGARLYLDVGSHPEYATPECDNVIELVTHDKAGERILEGLLVDAERRLHEEGIAGDVYLFKNNTDSAGNSYGCHENYLVARHGEFSRLADILIPFLVTRQLLCGAGKVLQTPRGAVYCVSQRAEHIWEGVSSATTRSRPIINTRDEPHADAERYRRLHVIVGDSNMSETTMLLKVGATDLVLRMIEAGTVMRDLTLENPIRAIREVSHDITGRRKVRLASGREASALEVQREYYEKAVDFCERRGIRTGTVEQVLELWGRTLDSIESEDLDRIGTEIDWVMKYKLIERYRAKNNMTMSHPRVAQIDLAYHDIHRRRGLYYLLEKKGQAARICNDLKIFEGKSVPPQTTRARLRGDFIRRAQEQRRDFTVDWVHLKLNDQAQRTVLCKDPFRSVDDRVEKLIAGM, encoded by the coding sequence ATGGACCGCCGCATTTTCGGGCTGGAGAACGAGTACGGCGTCACGTGCACGTTCAGGGGACAGCGCCGTCTGTCGCCTGACGAGGTGGCGCGGTACCTCTTCCGCCGTGTCGTGTCATGGGGCCGCAGCAGCAATGTCTTTCTGCGGAACGGCGCCCGCCTCTATCTCGACGTGGGCTCACATCCGGAATACGCGACACCCGAATGTGACAACGTGATCGAACTGGTCACCCACGACAAGGCCGGCGAACGCATTCTGGAAGGGCTACTGGTAGACGCCGAACGACGCCTGCACGAGGAAGGAATCGCGGGCGACGTCTACCTCTTCAAGAACAACACCGACTCGGCGGGCAACTCATATGGTTGCCACGAGAACTATCTGGTGGCCCGGCACGGGGAGTTCTCCCGGCTCGCGGACATCCTCATTCCGTTCCTGGTCACGCGCCAGCTGCTGTGCGGTGCGGGCAAGGTGCTGCAGACCCCGCGCGGGGCCGTGTACTGCGTCAGCCAGCGCGCCGAGCACATCTGGGAGGGCGTCTCCTCGGCGACGACCCGCTCCCGGCCCATCATCAACACCCGCGACGAACCGCATGCGGACGCCGAGCGCTACCGCCGGCTGCATGTCATCGTGGGCGACTCCAACATGTCCGAGACGACCATGCTGCTCAAGGTCGGGGCCACCGATCTGGTGCTGCGCATGATCGAGGCGGGCACGGTGATGCGGGATCTGACCCTGGAGAACCCGATCCGGGCGATCCGCGAGGTCAGCCATGACATCACCGGCCGGCGCAAGGTGCGTCTGGCCAGCGGCCGGGAGGCCTCCGCGCTGGAGGTGCAGCGGGAGTACTACGAGAAGGCCGTGGACTTCTGCGAGCGCCGCGGGATCCGCACCGGCACCGTCGAGCAGGTGCTGGAGCTGTGGGGCCGCACGCTGGACTCGATCGAGTCCGAGGACCTCGACCGCATCGGCACCGAGATCGACTGGGTCATGAAGTACAAGCTCATCGAGCGCTACCGCGCCAAGAACAACATGACCATGTCGCACCCCCGGGTCGCGCAGATAGACCTCGCCTACCACGACATCCACCGCCGTCGTGGCTTGTACTACTTGCTGGAGAAGAAGGGTCAAGCAGCCCGGATCTGCAATGACTTGAAGATCTTCGAAGGCAAGTCCGTTCCGCCGCAGACCACTCGGGCCCGGCTGCGCGGCGACTTCATCCGCAGGGCCCAGGAACAGCGCCGGGACTTCACCGTCGACTGGGTCCACCTCAAGCTCAACGACCAGGCCCAGCGCACCGTGTTGTGCAAGGACCCGTTCCGTTCCGTGGACGACCGGGTGGAGAAACTGATCGCCGGTATGTGA
- a CDS encoding FKBP-type peptidyl-prolyl cis-trans isomerase, with translation MSIDKPEIDFPGGEPPADLEIKDIWEGDGAVAEAGQTVTVHYVGVAFSTGEEFDASWNRGTPFRFPLGGGRVIKGWDQGVQGMKVGGRRQLTIPAHLAYGNQSPTPAIKPGETLIFVVDLLGV, from the coding sequence GTGAGCATCGACAAGCCGGAGATCGACTTCCCGGGTGGCGAGCCGCCGGCGGACCTCGAGATCAAGGACATCTGGGAGGGCGACGGCGCGGTGGCCGAGGCGGGCCAGACCGTCACCGTGCACTACGTCGGCGTCGCTTTCAGCACCGGCGAGGAGTTCGACGCGAGCTGGAACCGCGGTACGCCGTTCCGCTTCCCGCTCGGTGGCGGCCGCGTCATCAAGGGCTGGGACCAGGGCGTGCAGGGCATGAAGGTCGGCGGCCGCCGCCAGCTGACCATCCCGGCGCACCTCGCCTACGGCAACCAGAGCCCGACGCCGGCCATCAAGCCGGGCGAGACCCTGATCTTCGTGGTCGACCTCCTCGGCGTCTGA
- a CDS encoding LacI family DNA-binding transcriptional regulator produces the protein MARGSTRPTSRDVAQAAGVSQAAVSLVLGDKWRGRVSEATAERVRQAARELGYRPNLAARNLRLGRTRTVLLVVPALTTEFFAGVYTGAARVAAAHGFGVVLYPSPEGIGPARDPFASAQAALDGVIASSMAADALTTIRGDQLPLVMLDSDPAGSLGAATVNLDIADGVRQIADHLLGLGHRRFLHLAADVPSWTFEVRARELHARVAAVADTTLSTARAPISIEGAQRAAETALSAPGPRPTALICDDDKLAAGAYKAARRLGLSIPEDLSVTGLDDLALATAIDPELTTVRLDAELFGERGMQALLAVLEGRTPEAGDIPVELVVRGSTAPPGAS, from the coding sequence GTGGCACGAGGCAGCACCCGCCCCACCAGCCGGGACGTCGCCCAGGCCGCGGGCGTCTCCCAGGCCGCCGTATCCCTCGTGCTCGGCGACAAATGGCGCGGCCGGGTCTCCGAGGCCACCGCCGAGCGCGTACGCCAGGCCGCCCGCGAACTCGGCTACCGGCCCAACCTCGCCGCCCGCAACCTCCGCCTCGGCCGCACCCGCACCGTCCTGCTGGTCGTCCCCGCCCTCACCACCGAGTTCTTCGCCGGCGTCTACACCGGCGCCGCCCGCGTCGCCGCCGCCCACGGCTTCGGCGTCGTGCTCTACCCCTCCCCCGAGGGCATCGGACCCGCCCGCGACCCCTTCGCCTCCGCCCAGGCCGCCCTGGACGGCGTCATCGCCTCCTCCATGGCCGCCGACGCCCTCACCACCATCCGCGGCGACCAGCTGCCCCTCGTGATGCTCGACAGCGACCCGGCCGGCAGCCTCGGCGCCGCCACCGTCAACCTGGACATCGCCGACGGCGTACGACAGATCGCCGACCATCTGCTCGGCCTCGGACACCGCCGCTTCCTGCACCTGGCCGCGGACGTGCCCTCCTGGACCTTCGAGGTCCGCGCCCGAGAACTGCACGCGCGCGTGGCCGCCGTTGCCGACACCACCCTGTCGACGGCACGCGCCCCGATCTCCATCGAGGGCGCCCAGCGCGCCGCCGAGACCGCGCTCTCCGCACCCGGCCCCCGCCCCACCGCCCTGATCTGCGACGACGACAAGCTCGCCGCGGGCGCCTACAAGGCCGCCCGGCGCCTGGGCCTCAGCATCCCCGAGGACCTCTCCGTCACCGGCCTGGACGACCTCGCCCTGGCCACCGCCATCGACCCGGAGCTGACGACCGTACGGCTGGACGCGGAGCTCTTCGGCGAACGCGGCATGCAGGCCCTGCTGGCCGTCCTGGAGGGCCGTACACCCGAAGCGGGCGATATCCCCGTCGAACTGGTCGTACGGGGCTCCACAGCGCCACCTGGCGCCTCCTGA